In one Streptomyces sp. NBC_01288 genomic region, the following are encoded:
- a CDS encoding Uma2 family endonuclease, translating to MTQQTIYQHLRELRDHFTPPQGFTFPEISNGTFVMMMSPRPRHQLTAVDVRDQLAGQLPPGIIAAEATDTDDASLGTLRIPDLLVVPRSAMETDDPLDPHEILLAIEIVSPSNPGNDYDAKSHDYPAMGIPHYLILDPRDGTWTYQWGIDTHSGRPAYGNRLQRQPYGTPLAVTTELGTWKLDTSGLPLYSRKDMMLPPE from the coding sequence ATGACCCAGCAGACCATTTACCAGCATCTGCGTGAGTTGCGGGATCATTTCACGCCGCCGCAGGGTTTCACCTTCCCCGAGATCAGCAACGGCACGTTCGTCATGATGATGAGCCCCCGCCCCCGGCACCAGCTCACGGCCGTGGACGTGCGCGACCAACTGGCCGGACAGCTGCCGCCCGGAATAATCGCCGCGGAGGCCACGGACACGGATGACGCGTCCCTCGGCACACTGCGCATTCCTGACCTGCTCGTGGTCCCGCGCTCGGCCATGGAGACGGACGATCCGCTGGACCCGCACGAGATCCTGCTGGCCATCGAGATCGTCTCCCCGTCGAACCCCGGCAACGACTACGACGCCAAGAGCCACGACTACCCGGCGATGGGCATCCCGCACTACCTCATCCTCGACCCGCGCGACGGCACCTGGACGTACCAGTGGGGAATCGACACCCACAGCGGTCGCCCCGCCTACGGCAACCGTCTTCAGCGACAGCCGTACGGGACCCCGCTCGCCGTCACCACCGAGCTGGGCACCTGGAAGCTCGACACGAGTGGGCTGCCGCTCTACTCGCGCAAGGACATGATGCTTCCGCCGGAGTGA
- a CDS encoding helix-turn-helix domain-containing protein — translation MVHVRQLDPSASPLDYFGYECRRLREAASLTLEGLGKILYCTGSLIGQIETAQKVPTRNFAERLDAAFMTDGSFTRMIGMVLRSQLPNWFQAYADMEAKAAYISTYQCQLVYGLLQTPEYAAALLAVDEPDKVEEMVSARMERQRILDKKQPPAVWVILDESVLFRMVGDREVMRKQLARLVSFRDNPWVNIQVLPFSVGAHTGMMGSFTLLRFDDDPDIHYSEGYDQGHMTANPDVIRERSVGYARLQAAALSVEDSADLIARVMEERYGDRPTDVAEVQL, via the coding sequence ATGGTCCACGTTCGCCAACTCGACCCGAGCGCATCCCCGTTGGACTACTTCGGCTATGAATGCCGTCGGTTGAGGGAGGCGGCGAGTCTCACGCTGGAGGGCCTCGGCAAGATCCTCTACTGCACCGGCTCGCTGATCGGGCAGATCGAGACCGCCCAGAAGGTCCCGACCCGGAACTTCGCCGAGCGCCTCGACGCCGCGTTCATGACGGACGGGTCCTTCACCCGCATGATCGGCATGGTTCTGCGGAGCCAACTCCCCAACTGGTTCCAGGCGTACGCGGACATGGAGGCGAAGGCCGCGTACATCTCGACGTATCAGTGCCAGTTGGTCTACGGCCTTCTCCAGACACCGGAGTACGCGGCAGCTCTGCTCGCCGTCGACGAGCCGGACAAGGTCGAGGAGATGGTCTCGGCGCGCATGGAACGGCAGCGCATTCTGGATAAGAAGCAGCCGCCCGCGGTGTGGGTCATCCTGGACGAGTCCGTGCTGTTCAGGATGGTCGGCGATCGCGAGGTCATGCGTAAGCAACTGGCCCGGCTGGTGAGCTTCCGGGACAACCCCTGGGTGAACATCCAGGTGCTGCCGTTCTCCGTGGGCGCGCACACCGGAATGATGGGCTCTTTCACTCTCCTGCGCTTCGACGACGACCCCGACATCCACTACTCCGAGGGCTACGACCAGGGGCACATGACCGCCAACCCAGACGTCATCAGGGAACGTTCGGTCGGATACGCTCGATTGCAGGCCGCTGCCCTCTCGGTGGAGGACTCGGCCGACCTGATCGCACGCGTGATGGAGGAGCGTTATGGAGACCGGCCGACAGACGTGGCGGAAGTCCAGCTATAG
- a CDS encoding nSTAND1 domain-containing NTPase, with protein MGRPERPVDPRAGAVQGLAHALRELRRAAGGPSYRTMAKAAGFSATTLSQAAAGERLPTLAVVEGYVRACDGDPAEWGPRWKEAEAEANRAAEEAEAADDGPAPPYRGLARFEPADRHLFFGRDRVVADVHALVRDHRFAVLFGPSGSGKSSLLRAGLIARLQEEIAAGTCPARLRILTPGPTPATTYGHLLTPAPAEPESWVVVDQFEEIFTLCHDTAERSRFIDLLLAARDKDTRLRVLVSVRADFYARCAEHRGLADALHGAALLLGPMTAEELREAVVGPAQAVGCLVERALTARLLEEVLDEPGGLPMLSHALAETWRRRKGRLLTLSGYEAAGGVRGAIAATAEQVYGTLSPTESTTARHLLLRMVVPGQGTPDSRRPLTRAELSEWANPAVPAVLERLTRARLLTADEDGVHLAHEALITCWPRLHDWIESDRERLRHHRMLTEAAHTWLEHDRDPGTLYRGTRLARAEELFGEELRGDPLRGAGLYLMSGYRRVGATSHNEPAPGTKPKPPTAIPALTIPALTTPALTTPEHTFLTAALAARDTEHRTATRTTRRHRILTASLATVLVIAALTTLAICHVLHDNDRQRTQSAARRVADVADALRTTDPRTALQLGVAAWRIDKLPETRRALLGSLAQPETDTFTDPAPGEDTRRLLTDGGRTLLSASGDTWHTWDVVTHRATGSGRVPDGTVTDADTSAHLLGVTDTDGDLRLWNTLTRHWTGAPALHDVDDTHFTADGRTLLTTEGDHVRLRSVADGHVTFEARAPDTTLTAVSADGRTVAACSAGTVHVWSTVNSSPLHGTWQQNPAICDNDSPLLTLTGARLAVGTDTGPRVWNTATGHEVAVLPDTGVQYASFSPDGTFMATADGSELRVWRLADPATPVFRHGLDNQHLYGGLAWDYDGHTLRYLESGTVHTLDLGASVTSAWRPTALDDIRFSPDGTTYATTRRTGTHYLFRLYDTSTGRLRHTFPPAPVPVSTDPARPTDPAGTLPLMAFGPDGTRFAYGVSAPGRETAAQPFGVWDVPRGRSLATLNLPGEAVVALALGPGAGHRLYAVRTSAIGQLTDETWDFARHRRTAVLTGVTGSHLAVRPDGGLLVGEGRVARSPSGRSAGQDLVQDLVQGDEIGALAFTADGSTLAAGDQTGRVDLWDGRLRHREGVLRNVFPTPVGTAPTGTTPEGVSALAFSPDGRTLAVGGTGGSLQLWDVATQQPLSSAPLTTPGEAITSLAFSPDGTTVYAGSVHVPLQRYAVDPARALARVCARTGNAELTRAQWRTYVPDAPYRRIC; from the coding sequence ATGGGTCGTCCCGAGCGACCGGTCGACCCGCGGGCGGGTGCCGTGCAGGGGCTCGCGCACGCGTTGCGGGAGCTGCGCCGGGCGGCGGGCGGGCCGTCGTACCGGACGATGGCGAAGGCGGCGGGTTTCTCGGCGACCACGCTGTCCCAGGCGGCGGCGGGCGAACGGCTGCCGACGCTCGCGGTGGTCGAGGGGTACGTCCGGGCCTGCGACGGCGACCCGGCCGAGTGGGGCCCGCGCTGGAAGGAGGCCGAGGCCGAGGCGAACCGTGCCGCCGAGGAGGCGGAGGCGGCCGACGACGGCCCGGCACCGCCGTACCGAGGACTCGCCCGCTTCGAACCCGCCGACCGGCACCTCTTCTTCGGCCGGGACCGGGTCGTCGCCGACGTCCACGCGCTGGTCCGCGACCACCGTTTCGCGGTGCTGTTCGGCCCGTCGGGAAGCGGCAAGTCGTCCCTGCTGCGGGCCGGACTGATCGCACGGCTCCAGGAGGAGATAGCGGCCGGCACCTGCCCGGCGAGGCTGCGCATCCTGACACCGGGGCCGACCCCCGCCACCACCTACGGCCACCTCCTCACCCCCGCCCCCGCCGAACCGGAGAGCTGGGTGGTGGTCGACCAGTTCGAGGAGATCTTCACCCTCTGCCACGACACGGCCGAACGCTCCCGCTTCATCGACCTCCTGCTGGCCGCCCGCGACAAGGACACCCGCCTTCGCGTCCTGGTCTCCGTCCGCGCCGACTTCTACGCCCGCTGCGCCGAACACCGTGGCCTGGCCGACGCGCTGCACGGGGCCGCGCTGCTGCTCGGTCCGATGACGGCGGAGGAGTTGCGGGAGGCGGTGGTGGGCCCGGCCCAGGCGGTCGGCTGCCTCGTCGAACGCGCCCTGACCGCCCGCCTGTTGGAAGAGGTCCTCGACGAACCGGGCGGCCTCCCGATGCTCTCCCACGCCCTCGCGGAAACCTGGCGCCGCCGCAAGGGCCGCCTCCTCACCCTCTCCGGCTACGAGGCGGCAGGCGGGGTTCGAGGCGCGATCGCGGCAACGGCCGAACAGGTCTACGGCACCCTGTCCCCCACCGAGTCCACCACCGCCCGCCACCTCCTCCTGCGCATGGTCGTCCCGGGCCAGGGCACCCCCGACAGCCGCCGCCCCCTCACCCGCGCAGAGCTCTCGGAGTGGGCGAACCCGGCGGTACCCGCAGTCCTGGAACGCCTGACCCGAGCCCGCCTCCTCACCGCCGACGAGGACGGCGTCCACCTCGCCCACGAGGCATTGATCACCTGCTGGCCCCGCCTCCACGACTGGATCGAGTCCGACCGCGAGCGCCTCCGCCACCACCGCATGCTGACGGAGGCGGCCCACACCTGGCTGGAACACGACCGAGACCCCGGGACGCTGTACCGGGGCACACGCTTGGCCCGAGCGGAGGAACTGTTCGGAGAGGAGCTGAGGGGCGACCCCCTCAGGGGCGCGGGGCTGTATTTGATGAGCGGCTACCGCCGCGTGGGCGCGACCAGCCACAACGAACCCGCACCCGGCACCAAACCCAAGCCCCCCACCGCCATCCCCGCCCTGACCATCCCCGCCCTGACCACCCCCGCCCTGACCACCCCCGAACACACCTTCCTCACCGCCGCCCTCGCCGCCCGGGACACCGAACACCGCACAGCCACCCGAACAACCCGCCGCCACCGCATCCTCACCGCATCCCTCGCCACCGTCCTCGTCATCGCGGCACTGACAACCCTCGCCATATGCCATGTGCTGCACGACAACGACCGCCAGCGCACCCAGAGCGCCGCCCGCCGAGTCGCCGACGTGGCCGACGCCCTCCGGACCACCGACCCCCGCACCGCACTCCAACTCGGCGTAGCCGCCTGGCGAATAGACAAGTTGCCGGAGACCCGCCGCGCACTGCTCGGTTCGCTCGCGCAGCCGGAGACGGACACGTTCACCGACCCCGCACCCGGCGAGGACACCCGACGGTTGCTCACTGACGGCGGTCGCACGCTGCTCAGCGCGTCCGGCGACACCTGGCACACCTGGGACGTGGTCACCCACCGTGCCACCGGTTCGGGCCGAGTCCCCGACGGCACGGTGACCGACGCCGACACCTCCGCACACCTCCTCGGGGTCACGGACACCGACGGCGACCTCCGCCTCTGGAACACGCTCACCCGCCACTGGACCGGCGCCCCCGCCCTGCACGACGTCGACGACACCCACTTCACCGCCGACGGCCGCACCCTCCTCACCACCGAGGGCGACCACGTACGGCTGCGCTCGGTCGCCGACGGCCACGTCACCTTCGAGGCGCGGGCACCGGACACGACCCTCACCGCCGTCAGCGCGGACGGCCGTACGGTCGCCGCCTGTTCAGCCGGGACCGTACATGTATGGAGCACGGTCAACTCCAGCCCACTGCACGGCACTTGGCAGCAGAACCCAGCCATCTGCGACAACGACTCCCCCCTCCTCACCCTCACCGGCGCCCGCCTCGCCGTCGGCACCGACACCGGACCGCGCGTCTGGAACACCGCGACCGGCCACGAGGTCGCCGTCCTCCCCGACACCGGTGTGCAGTACGCGTCGTTCAGCCCGGACGGCACCTTCATGGCGACGGCGGACGGTTCCGAACTCCGCGTCTGGCGGCTCGCGGACCCCGCCACCCCCGTCTTCCGCCACGGCCTCGACAACCAGCACCTCTACGGCGGCCTCGCCTGGGACTACGACGGCCACACCCTGCGCTACCTGGAGAGCGGCACCGTCCACACCCTCGACCTGGGCGCCTCGGTCACCTCCGCCTGGCGCCCCACCGCGCTGGACGACATCCGCTTCAGCCCCGACGGCACCACCTACGCCACCACGCGACGCACCGGCACCCACTACCTCTTCCGCCTCTACGACACCTCCACCGGCCGCCTCCGCCACACCTTCCCGCCCGCCCCCGTCCCGGTCTCCACCGACCCCGCCCGACCGACCGACCCCGCCGGCACCCTCCCCCTGATGGCGTTCGGCCCGGACGGCACCCGGTTCGCGTACGGCGTCTCGGCGCCCGGCCGGGAGACGGCGGCGCAGCCGTTCGGGGTGTGGGACGTGCCGCGGGGGAGATCCCTCGCGACCCTCAACCTGCCGGGCGAGGCGGTCGTCGCACTCGCTCTCGGCCCGGGCGCAGGTCACCGTCTCTACGCGGTCCGCACCTCCGCCATCGGCCAACTCACCGACGAGACATGGGACTTCGCCCGCCACCGCAGGACCGCGGTCCTCACCGGCGTCACCGGCAGCCATCTCGCCGTGCGACCGGACGGCGGCCTGCTGGTCGGCGAGGGGAGGGTCGCCCGCTCGCCCTCGGGCCGTTCCGCCGGGCAGGACCTCGTGCAGGACCTCGTGCAGGGCGACGAGATCGGCGCGCTGGCGTTCACGGCGGACGGTTCCACGCTGGCGGCCGGTGACCAGACGGGCCGGGTCGACCTGTGGGACGGAAGGCTCCGCCACCGCGAGGGCGTCCTGCGCAACGTGTTCCCCACCCCGGTCGGCACCGCCCCGACCGGCACCACCCCGGAAGGCGTCTCGGCCCTCGCCTTCAGCCCCGACGGCCGTACCCTCGCGGTCGGCGGTACGGGCGGCAGCCTGCAACTCTGGGACGTGGCCACCCAACAGCCGCTCAGCAGCGCTCCGTTGACGACCCCGGGCGAGGCGATCACGTCCCTCGCCTTCAGCCCCGACGGCACCACGGTGTACGCGGGCAGCGTCCACGTCCCGCTCCAGCGCTACGCCGTGGATCCGGCCCGCGCCCTGGCACGGGTCTGCGCGCGCACCGGGAACGCGGAGCTGACTCGGGCGCAGTGGCGGACGTACGTACCGGACGCGCCGTACCGCCGTATCTGCTGA
- a CDS encoding helix-turn-helix domain-containing protein, with protein MVRRDDPEVIGRRVQQLRHERGLTQRQLAEPAYTPAYISTLEAGRVRPSDDALRHLAERLGVAYEELATGRPAHLATELRLRLTEAQRTLATGESEEATEQYADLLEEAVSLGLADEEAVALLGLGECGLDTGDLTAARLHFERAEQRLADEPLPSRVPAIRGRAVAHYLTGELRYAVYLLESTLDELNRGGLHDPDALLLLYASAIGPYMDMGAHARAAQAAELALALAPQVADPALLARMHRSVARTLIAEGKVAEADASLAKAADLYRQLQFRTELANCHWMRGYVYAQDGELERAEVELRQALAMLTAKRAALYSSQVAVELADVLHKRGKSDEAAALLHDVLSDLSSERGALHSAAAHRLLGIIAEDSRDTDAAEEHYVRALSLLERAGAAGDLADLCRMLGDLLRRTGRVEAALDAYRTGLGHRTAPGTTTLGPAPAQPPL; from the coding sequence ATGGTGAGACGGGACGACCCGGAAGTCATCGGGCGCAGGGTCCAGCAGTTGCGGCACGAACGCGGGCTCACCCAGCGGCAGTTGGCCGAGCCCGCCTACACGCCCGCGTACATCTCCACGCTTGAGGCCGGCCGGGTCCGCCCCTCCGACGACGCGTTGCGCCACCTCGCCGAGCGACTCGGCGTCGCCTACGAGGAGTTGGCGACCGGCCGGCCCGCCCACCTCGCCACCGAACTCCGCCTGCGCCTCACCGAGGCCCAACGCACCCTGGCCACAGGGGAGTCGGAGGAGGCCACCGAGCAGTACGCCGACCTCCTTGAGGAAGCGGTGTCGCTGGGGCTGGCGGACGAGGAGGCCGTAGCACTGCTCGGGCTCGGCGAGTGCGGACTCGACACCGGTGATCTCACCGCCGCCCGCCTGCACTTCGAGCGCGCCGAGCAACGCCTCGCCGACGAACCGCTCCCCTCCCGCGTCCCGGCGATCCGGGGCCGAGCGGTCGCCCACTACCTCACCGGTGAACTCCGTTACGCCGTCTACCTGTTGGAGTCCACCCTCGACGAGCTGAACCGGGGCGGCCTGCACGACCCGGATGCCCTGCTGCTGCTCTACGCGAGCGCGATAGGGCCGTACATGGACATGGGCGCGCACGCGAGGGCGGCCCAGGCGGCGGAGCTGGCGCTCGCGCTGGCGCCGCAGGTGGCGGACCCGGCGCTGCTGGCCCGTATGCACAGGTCGGTGGCGCGAACGCTGATAGCGGAGGGCAAGGTAGCGGAGGCGGACGCCTCGCTCGCGAAGGCCGCCGATCTGTACCGCCAGCTCCAGTTCCGTACCGAACTCGCCAACTGCCACTGGATGCGCGGCTACGTCTACGCCCAGGACGGCGAACTGGAGCGTGCCGAGGTCGAGTTGAGACAGGCGCTGGCCATGCTGACGGCGAAGCGCGCGGCGCTCTACAGCAGCCAAGTAGCCGTCGAACTCGCCGACGTACTCCACAAACGCGGCAAGTCCGACGAGGCCGCCGCCCTCCTCCACGACGTCCTCAGCGACCTCAGCTCCGAACGCGGCGCCCTGCACTCCGCCGCCGCGCACCGCCTCCTCGGCATCATCGCCGAGGACTCCCGGGACACGGACGCGGCCGAGGAGCACTACGTCCGCGCCCTCAGCCTGCTGGAACGCGCGGGCGCGGCCGGCGACCTGGCCGACCTGTGCCGGATGCTCGGCGACCTGCTCCGCCGTACCGGCCGGGTGGAAGCGGCCCTCGACGCCTACCGCACCGGCCTCGGCCACCGCACCGCTCCCGGCACGACGACTCTGGGCCCGGCCCCCGCACAGCCTCCTCTTTGA
- a CDS encoding mechanosensitive ion channel family protein encodes MAVPEATLAINFTQGLNDAWSKVAQFVPKLIGFLVILAIGWFVSKMIARVLDRVLRKVGSEKLSERAGTERYLRDSKYDMTGIVCKIVYYALMLITLQLALGVFGSNPVSTMINGIVAWLPRGIVAVVLVVVAMAIANAVRGIVGSALSSMSYGKMLATIVWACIMALGVIAALGQAGIATSVTQPVLYAALATAAGILIVGVGGGMITPMRQRMERMLMAAERETTNARGSLTAYQSGRQDAMTNQPVRERTDLPGSSDM; translated from the coding sequence ATGGCTGTTCCCGAAGCCACCCTCGCCATCAACTTCACCCAGGGGCTGAACGACGCCTGGTCGAAGGTCGCGCAGTTCGTGCCGAAACTCATCGGCTTCCTGGTCATCCTGGCCATCGGCTGGTTCGTGTCGAAGATGATCGCCCGCGTCCTGGACCGGGTGCTGCGCAAGGTCGGCTCGGAGAAACTCTCCGAACGGGCCGGTACGGAACGGTACTTGCGGGACTCCAAGTACGACATGACCGGCATCGTCTGCAAGATCGTCTACTACGCGCTGATGCTGATCACCCTCCAGCTCGCGCTCGGCGTCTTCGGCTCCAACCCGGTCAGCACGATGATCAACGGCATCGTCGCCTGGCTCCCGCGCGGCATCGTCGCGGTCGTCCTGGTGGTCGTCGCGATGGCCATCGCCAACGCGGTCCGGGGCATCGTGGGCAGCGCTCTCTCGTCCATGTCGTACGGCAAGATGCTCGCGACCATCGTCTGGGCCTGCATCATGGCGCTCGGCGTGATCGCGGCCCTCGGCCAGGCGGGCATCGCCACCTCGGTCACCCAGCCGGTGCTCTACGCGGCCCTCGCGACCGCGGCCGGCATCCTGATCGTCGGCGTCGGCGGCGGCATGATCACCCCGATGCGCCAGCGCATGGAACGCATGCTGATGGCCGCCGAACGCGAGACCACCAACGCCCGCGGCAGCCTCACGGCCTACCAGTCGGGCCGCCAGGACGCGATGACCAACCAGCCGGTGCGCGAGCGCACGGACCTGCCGGGGTCGTCGGACATGTGA
- a CDS encoding DUF397 domain-containing protein — translation MEWRKSSFSGSNGGDCVEVAAGAPCVAIRDSKNPGGAVVTINRAHFEEFINSLSM, via the coding sequence GTGGAGTGGCGTAAGTCGTCCTTCAGCGGCAGCAACGGCGGTGACTGCGTAGAGGTCGCTGCCGGTGCCCCCTGCGTCGCGATCCGTGACTCCAAGAACCCCGGCGGAGCCGTTGTCACCATCAACCGCGCCCACTTCGAGGAATTCATCAACTCACTCTCCATGTAA
- a CDS encoding DUF6401 family natural product biosynthesis protein: MSPLVKISDSYAPRFAEFAFEPAFVAAVDQHVAELRERLAAGGPDLSPPPPDHADLTDYALGFLDALAELDWREPVGHDYAVCRLTAISWLVHRHGLLPEQRHGD, translated from the coding sequence ATGTCCCCTTTGGTCAAGATCAGCGACTCGTACGCGCCGCGCTTCGCGGAGTTCGCGTTCGAGCCCGCCTTCGTGGCCGCCGTGGACCAGCACGTGGCTGAACTGCGCGAACGCCTCGCGGCGGGCGGCCCGGATCTTTCGCCCCCGCCACCGGACCACGCCGACCTCACGGACTACGCGCTCGGCTTCCTGGACGCGCTCGCGGAACTGGACTGGCGGGAGCCGGTCGGCCACGACTACGCGGTGTGCAGGCTGACCGCCATCAGCTGGCTGGTGCACCGGCACGGGCTGCTCCCCGAGCAGCGCCACGGTGACTGA